Proteins from a single region of Festucalex cinctus isolate MCC-2025b chromosome 19, RoL_Fcin_1.0, whole genome shotgun sequence:
- the topaz1 gene encoding uncharacterized protein topaz1 isoform X1 — translation MFAQVPTMQSSNVGHSLNIVPELKQRKLKLKASVARAGEVLGPSKVKATSSRCNSKPAQSRQPSPSSFHRDANPKPTSLAGSEGSLRRIIWSSGCGLCGDCKLISPVKKVLVKQVQKSPEKHKATQALKEDLEPKVNLCDVVLNSDASCHDCGFVLPGGFETKNVHCFKRDMRAAGLQLRPRCSGHHKHGMSRPKLQSDEVCQPGSQFENQQQEEYVERNVLTNHSARPLFKGWVNEATWPASTMTGKPSVEFDPPRACETIRTERDAGKINNSADLFKNCGTLKCTTDLETIKPNCLSNEEERWRTSNSLRPDLTYGTSNGASDTPQMYNMPEETTALCDDAPSSFTCQRIRVYVRKTNHSCARTCITWHNKRLILNGIIHLESSKNVLPQTATIPSALLTPTQPSPSSGRSDDVNGRIESRHLEDAEEEANEVQSQSEQLELEQTMNTDHSPDVAQSGSFPGSLDDDDDDGETVNGEGQPSSVSQPGSSSPERADGEGRPAESEAGLDTRLRVLDEFTAYQHDILLVDVNLDDSDLFGNLPQESLLKLGPNRLHQDPKTLPTYGASQTLKQSWTPVNINLRCGSPDNEESSSRPWRPKNASPKAKRVVFNQETHTQPMASFASRNHVIRGLQQRDEHIEVVNESHNPDPRLGSVRKAPLLPTTTKKTGPKLESYCWKFFSESQSCNYKMCRFLHAPMEGDEKFCVNTVASFTKNPMSLQKAGTVFISYYQNNPPGMFFSMPVFLSLIWALLRAGMMHDVLAVLSVSLAHKIVPTHEFLLALFTFVREKGCTRVVPHLMQLTYKMASEHSVLSVDCFEWVTNPEFQKLIRSRISAHQRLSASTDVPISDSLNLAHVIVEMELCAKQEEWRHLGEAFHSICTPCHHPNQLERISGHIAIALLSETKDKLSVPFAAFAETICHNEDPDSPLMSFIGRIGVTLLIRYHRTQQWAKGRKVVEVLSQSKINYSMQKGLFRKEDGRSRCHRITLAAELFILSGSLDGAVQTLRENEWFVSSSAWPCQTPDLESRSRMLTHLAEKASHRDTLEVLRNLPGIQEPNDQVDISKYTHLFNTHLQVCVDKLMLPIASDSVDFMLSRKVPIDGAVLQALLHKLGTQNHWLRARKVFRHSLTAGYYPSVSAPAGFMALIVPSRLGEVELALTFEMLITVNASLILPLSETAPRALSITLKRSQESESEYLSAGSRLLAAAHIPQPKLEVHYTPVNSSQEQVFMLSVASARHWLHGNQAWANEVWIH, via the exons ATGTTTGCGCAGGTTCCGACCATGCAAAGCTCAAATGTAGGTCACAGCTTAAACATTGTGCCAGAGTTAAAACAAAGAAAGCTCAAGTTAAAAGCAAGTGTGGCACGAGCCGGAGAAGTTTTAGGTCCCAGCAAGGTGAAGGCCACGTCGTCTCGCTGTAATTCTAAACCAGCACAATCTCGACAACCAAGTCCGTcaa GTTTTCATAGAGATGCAAATCCAAAACCTACTTCCCTTGCTGGTTCGGAAGGCTCTTTGCGAAGAATTATTTGGTCTTCTGGCTGTGGACTATGCGGTGACTGTAAATTAATTTCTCCTGTGAAGAAGGTACTGGTCAAGCAAGTGCAAAAAAGCCCAGAAAAGCACAAAGCCACTCAGGCACTTAAAGAAGACCTCGAGCCGAAAGTCAACCTTTGTGACGTAGTCCTAAATTCTGATGCAAGCTGCCATGATTGCGGTTTTGTGCTACCAGGTGGTTTCGAAACCAAGAATGTGCATTGCTTTAAACGGGACATGAGAGCTGCTGGGTTGCAGCTCAGGCCCCGGTGTTCAGGACACCACAAACATGGAATGTCCCGTCCAAAATTGCAATCTGATGAGGTCTGTCAGCCTGGAAGTCAGTTTGAAAACCAACAACAGGAAGAATACGTAGAGAGGAATGTCTTGACTAACCATTCTGCTCGTCCATTATTCAAGGGTTGGGTGAATGAGGCAACCTGGCCGGCGTCCACCATGACCGGAAAGCCGAGTGTTGAGTTTGACCCTCCGAGAGCATGTGAGACCATCAGAACAGAGAGAGACGCgggcaaaataaataacagcGCAGATCTTTTCAAGAATTGTGGCACTTTGAAATGTACTACAGACCTGGAAACCATTAAACCCAACTGCCTTTCAAATGAGGAAGAAAGATGGAGAACTTCAAACAGTCTGAGACCAGATCTTACATATGGGACAAGCAATGGCGCGAGCGACACTCctcaaatgtataacatgccaGAGGAGACAACAGCACTGTGCGATGATGCCCCAAGTTCCTTCACTTGCCAGAGAATAAGGGTCTATGTTCGAAAAACAAACCATTCCTGCGCGCGCACTTGCATAACCTGGCACAATAAGCGACTAATTCTGAATGGAATAATACACCTGGAAAGCTCCAAAAATGTTTTGCCACAAACTGCAACGATCCCGTCTGCTCTTCTTACTCCAACACAACCTTCACCCTCTTCCGGCAGAAGTGATGATGTAAATGGTAGAATTGAGAGCAGGCATTTGGAAGACGCTGAAGAAGAAGCCAACGAGGTACAAAGTCAATCGGAACAACTTGAACTGGAGCAGACGATGAACACGGACCATTCGCCAGATGTCGCCCAATCCGGCTCTTTCCCCGGCAGTttagatgatgatgacgacgatggtGAGACTGTCAATGGTGAGGGTCAGCCATCTTCTGTTAGTCAACCAGGATCAAGTTCACCTGAGCGAGCAGACGGCGAAGGGCGTCCAGCTGAGAGTGAGGCAGGGCTCGATACTCGCCTGCGCGTTTTGGATGAGTTCACGGCATACCAACATGACATCCTGCTTGTCGACGTAAACCTCGATGACTCGGATCTCTTTGGCAACCTACCCCAGGAGAGTCTGCTGAAACTGGGCCCCAACAGACTTCACCAAGACCCAAAGACTTTGCCCACATATGGAGCGTCGCAGACTCTGAAACAAAG TTGGACCCCAGTTAATATAAATCTTCGGTGCGGCAGTCCAGACAACG AGGAGAGCTCCAGTAGGCCCTGGAGGCCCAAGAATGCTTCTCCCAAAGCCAAACGGGTTGTTTTCAACCAAGAAACTCACACCCAGCCAATG GCCTCCTTTGCCAGTAGAAATCATGTAATCAGAGGCTTGCAGCAAAG GGATGAGCACATTGAGGTGGTGAACGAATCGCATAATCCGGACCCACGACTTGGGTCAGTGAGGAAAG CTCCATTGTTGCCAACCACTACAAAGAAGACTGGTCCTAAATTGGAGTCA TACTGCTGGAAATTCTTCAGTGAATCACAATCCTGTAACTACAAGATGTGCCGCTTTCTGCATGCGCCTATGGAGGGCGACGAAAAG TTCTGTGTCAACACTGTGGCGAGCTTCACTAAAAATCCAATGTCCCTCCAGAAAGCAG GAACTGTGTTCATAAGCTACTACCAGAACAACCCCCCGGGAATGTTTTTCTCCATGCCGGTCTTCCTCTCACTCATCTGGGCTCTGCTGAGAGCAGGCATGATGCATGATGTTCTGGCAGTGCTCAGCGTCAGCTTGGCACATAAGATCGTG CCTACTCATGAGTTCCTGCTCGCCCTTTTCACCTTTGTAAGAGAGAAAGGCTGCACGAGGGTTGTACCGCACCTCATGCAGCTAACTTACAAG ATGGCCAGTGAACATTCTGTGCTGAGCGTGGATTGCTTTGAATGGGTTACCAATCCTGAATTCCAAAAGCTGATACGTTCAAGGATTTCTGCTCATCAAAG ATTATCTGCGTCCACCGATGTGCCCATTTCAGACTCCTTGAACTTGGCCCATGTCATTGTGGAGATGGAG CTTTGTGCAAAGCAAGAGGAGTGGCGCCACCTGGGCGAAGCTTTCCACTCCATTTGCACACCCTGCCATCATCCCAACCAGCTGGAGCGCATCAGCGGGCACATCGCTATTGCTCTTCTGTCCGAGACGAAAGACAAGTTGTCTGTGCCATTTGCGGCATTCGCTGAGACAA TTTGTCACAATGAGGATCCAGACTCCCCGTTGATGAGTTTCATTGGCAGAATTGGAGTCACTCTCTTGATAAGATACCATAGAACTCAACAGTGGGCCAAG GGTCGGAAGGTGGTGGAGGTGCTGTCCCAATCGAAGATCAACTACTCGATGCAGAAAGGTTTGTTCAGGAAAGAGGACGGACGGTCACGCTGCCACCGGATAACCTTGGCAGCAGAACTCTTCATCCTCAGCGGCAGCCTGGATGGAGCTGTCCAAACTCTGCGCG AAAACGAGTGGTTTGTGAGTTCCAGCGCGTGGCCATGTCAGACTCCTGACCTGGAGAGTCGAAGCCGCATGCTCACGCATCTGGCTGAGAAAGCCTCACACAGAGACACATTGGAGGTCCTGCGTAACCTCCCGGGAATACAAGAGCCCAATG ATCAGGTTGACATCTCCAAGTACACCCACCTGTTTAATACTCACCTTCAAGTGTGTGTAGACAAACTAATGCTTCCCATAGCCTCCGACTCGGTGGACTTCATGCTCTCTCGAAAGGTGCCAATAGATGGCGCTGTGCTGCAGGCACTTTTGCACAAGCTGGGGACACAAAACCATTGGCTACGAGCCCGCAAAGTCTTCAGGC ACTCGCTAACTGCTGGCTATTACCCATCCGTGTCGGCCCCCGCCGGATTCATGGCGCTGATTGTTCCCAGTCGGCTGGGGGAGGTGGAACTCGCACTCACGTTTGAGATGTTAATCACCGTCAACGCTTCACTCATTCTCCCCCTTTCTGAGACGGCGCCCAGAGCCCTCAGCATCACCCTGAAAAG GAGTCAGGAGAGCGAGAGTGAGTACCTGTCGGCCGGCAGCCGCCTGCTCGCCGCAGCGCACATCCCTCAGCCCAAACTGGAGGTCCACTACACTCCTGTCAACTCCTCACAGGAACAAGTCTTCATGCTTAGTGTTGCCTCGGCTCGACACTGGCTGCACGGCAATCAAGCGTGGGCAAACGAGGTGTGGATTCATTAG